The sequence gtttaaatgatatGTACATTACAGATAAGGAAAACTATCAAccttaaattaaataaaaatcataaaatattgtaataattttcTAAGATACCTCTTAAACAAAAGTTGGAAGAATATCCCTTCTATCTGAAATAAGAAACTTATGAAAGAATTGTATCAAGTAGTAATAAGCTATGTTAAATAATAGGTACAGCACAGGAATTCAAAAGGAAATTTGAGACACCAATATTACGAGGAAGAGATGCTAGCTCAACTGATGCTGAACATAAGAAAGGACAAGAACGGCTTCAAGAGGTAATAAAGGAGACTGATTACACGACCTTTGGTAGGTCAGCATTCAGAGAAGAAATATTGTCTAGACATATTATGGAAACATTAATAATGTGGAAATTGTATTGTTAGAGCTCTCATGTTTGCAATCTCtagatttttatgaaacttgtaTCATAGATTCATATCAGCAATGactttgcaaaatcaaaaaacagcTTATTAATTATTAGTaaaagagttatgtcccttggaaaTATAAGAAATTGCATTGCTTTTTTTCTCAAGCCTTGATTTCTCTAAGACATTTGtgaaaagtttaaaagaaataaaaaagagattttgtttttagttattgCCCTTGGACCAAGAATTTTAACAAAGTACTGTAGAAATTGTGTAAAATCTATAaatttcatttgtattgtattttttagcTGGCCTCAATAGTGAATAAATGCATCATTAGAAGAACACAGGCTTTACTAACCAGATATTTACCTGTGAAAGGTAAGTTACTTATTAGAATGTGTCAATCATTACTGTATGTAACATAtctgttttctgttttatttgcACTAGACTAGAGTAAATTTCCTTTACATAGCCTTGAAATGCTGTAGTAGAAATGATATAACTATCAAAATAAGGAGATGCAGTATACTTTCCAATATGAATACTATCCCTGAgacaattattttcttttccttCAATTTTCCATCTTTTGatccatatttatatatatatttactaaataGATATACCATTCCATACATGCATGCTCatacatatattattatataatattgctATACATGTTAAatggagaagacttcataagtctgtttgacttgtgtcttatccaatttgtactttaacaaataaaatatgtttaaactaaactataaATGACAAGCCTGTACACAACTAAAGATCACTGTATgtcctttaacaatgagcaaaatcaaTATGGGCTTGACATgaacaaatgtgaaataaaatagccttgcaaTGATTGTTTTATGTCCAAACATTTATTCAGATAAATTAATAGAGGATTAATGTCATTGAGGCAACAACCCAACATGACAGCAATTCAGTGTTATTACATCTAGTATATTAAGTCCTTCATTATTTTGAGTAAATACATATTATGTTTTCAGTTGAACAGATAGTGTGCTGTAACCTGACACCCCTCCAGTCAGAACTATATAAGATGTTGGTCCGATCCAAATCCTCAGATATACAAGTGGAGGGAGACAAAGTAACAGGAAGTAGTTTGTCATTTATTACACAGCTCAAGAAATTGTGTAATCGTAAGTAGTCTTGacctgaaatttaaaaagaaacattgaagttatttacatcaattttgttataattcCTTGCATACAGTTAATTAAGATGATGTTTTAGTTtcccattaaaaaaaaattacagtcaAACATACTATAAAGATTACCTTTAGGCTTTAGAAAGTGAATTATCCCCTACTCAAAAGTATGAGCTATATTGAAACCACTGTCCATTtgtctgtccaacaaagatatTCAGAACATTTTTCTACAAACATTGTACTAGATGGACTTCACATTTGGTCAGTAGCTTGACAATGGTAAGTTGTAATGTCTAAGCAATTTTCTGATCTGTAAGCCTATGtttagaatttataaatattttgaagaaaaagatATTTTCGTTACACATTTCACCAATACTATTGAACAAGATGACTTCATATTCTGGTTTGATAGAAAcaatttttcttactttttttagatcctgatttgatatatgaaaaatgtttacaaGAAGCTGAAGGATTTGAAGGGACGTTGGATGTTTTTCCTGCTGGACATAATTTGAAGACTCTCAAACCTGAATTATCTGGTAAGTCAATAAGACGGGATTTGTAGAATAGCATCAATACAAAGTTTTATTCCCCTTTTTGGAAGTTCATATTTGACAAAGATGAAGAAGAAAACTGAATGATAATACTTTTAATTGGATACTTATTTGAATCAGTTTTCAGCATTGGCCTGAGTATTGTACATACTGGCAGTTACTGGTATTTATAAATTACTAAATGTTCATCTTAACTTGGAACCTCAAAATGAATGTTAAGTATCTGTATTTATGTGTCACCAATTACATTCCAGATTTCTTAAAGCAATACACAGTGAAAGTATGAAACACTCAGGTACAATACATTGAGAAAAATGTGTAGCAGGCAAGTGATAGTCTACACATTTGGAACAAAATCATGTTGGGGCTACATAACACAATGAAGAATTGAAGCACTGTGAAGCATCTTCTGATCTAGAACATCAGAAGCATAAATATTTGATTGCTGATGATGGCAATGGCCCAaatttgttgctttttttttttttttttttttatcctttttctaataaaatctataaatatctataaatttaCATAGCTTTCTATATGTTTGCTCTGAGAATTTCATTCTCGACTTTGTTCTTTTCAGGTAAATTTCTGGTTCTAGATTGCATGTTAGCATTAATAAAGACCACAACAAGTGATAAAGTGGTGTTAGTGTCTAACTATACACAAACCTTGGATCTGTGTGAGAAATTGTTTAGACAGCGAGGGTAAGTTTAATATGTAGCTGTTGCATTGAGTTTAAACTCTATGGGAAACAATGAAAACTAACTTCCTAAGAACTGTGGCACAAATAAAATGGATACAGGAAAGAATAGATGataattttcaaagaatttaCTTTGGTGCcaatctgatattttttttcacatgtccatatgggatatacatttaACAGATTTATAGATCTTAGAAATTTATTAGTTGTTCCAATCtctcaaatatcaaaatgtatttgttgttGAACATACAAAAGAATCAGTTTGTCATTAAGGAATAGTGTAAATTCCATATCTTTTATAGCTAATATCTGTTTTCTTTCATAGGTATTTGTTTGTAAGGCTAGATGGTACAATGTCAATTAAGAAGAGAGCTAAAATTGTGGAGAAATTTAACAACCCATCAGTAAGtacttttgtataattttatattttgaaattgttttaaaaaaatcagtgacAAAATTAAGTAATAATTCATATTATCATTTTTGTATGTAGttctattttctatttctaattatacccccgctttaaaaaaggggggggggtatactgttttacctctgtctgtccttccgtcagtctgtccgtcccatgaatatttttcgtcgcatttttctcaggaactacaatacaaggatttctgaaatttggtttcagggtttatctaagtcagctataccgtgtgatgtgttatcagattgatcacttgacaacttcctgtttaccaaacacttgtatgattttacacatgatagccaagttgaaaattttcgtcacatttttctcaggaactacaatacaaggatttctgaaatttggtttcaggatttatataagtcagctataccgtgtgatgcgttttcagattcatcactcgacaacttcctgtttaccgaacacttgcatatttttacactatttatattatccacttgcggcggggtatcatcagtgagcagtagctcgcagtttcacttgtttttctTGAGTAACgatcatataaatatttattcattgaCTTGTCTTTTATGTAATTCTgtgatctttttatttgtagagCCCAGAATACATATTTATGTTAAGTAGTAAAGCCGGTGGCTGTGGTTTAAATTTAATTGGTGCTAATAGACTGGTGATGTTTGATCCAGACTGGAACCCTGCCAATGATGATCAGGCCATGGCCAGATGTTGGAGAGATGGACAGAAAAAACAGTGTTTTATATACAGGTTGATTGCTGTGAGTATCAATACATAGTTTTAAcatatacaattgagaatggaaaagttgaatgtgtcaaagaaacaaaaaccacagtaagagcagaaaacagccaaaggccacaaGTGGATCTTCTACGCAGGAAGAAAAATAtacatagatacaaaaaaaaaagagtacaGAAAACAACGCACAAGAGAATATAAACAGTACCAGATTATTGAGAAAATaggcaaaaatataaaagtgtaAAGGTTTGTGCAATAATactgacaaaatatattatgtgaataAGAAGGAATAAATTgtaatgacaaatatttttttgtcttcaaGAATATGAGTTCTTTGTGTGTTAAATGAGCTCACTCATGCAAGTAACTTTTTGTTTAAACGGTTATCCTACTCTTCCTCAGCTAAACTCAAAAGTGTAGGCATAAAAAGTATTGGTTATTGTATGATATCCTTGCTTGCTCATTATCGATTTCCACGTGAATAAAGAGTCGTAGTGGTGATGGATGATTTTCCACGTATTGTATTAATGCAAACACTTTTATATTTCCAGACTGGGACAATTGAAGAGAAAATTTTCCAGAGGCAGGCCCACAAAAAAGCATTAAGCAGTTGTGTTGTAGATAAAGAAGAAGATGTAGAAAAACATTTTAGTCGAGATGAGTTAAAGGACTTGTTCCGCCTTAATGAAGAAACTATTAGTGATACACATGACAAGTAAGTTTACTTATGCTCTTTTTAAACCTCTTCATTTATTCAAGGTAACTGATAATCTGTTCAGAGTAGTATGAAGCCCTCAACTaatattagagaaaaaaaatgttaagcgTAAAATGATTTATTGAGTTTCATAGCATCATGgtacatcaataaaaaaaatcttacaataaaaaatgacaaatcttGTACTGTACTAGACAGTGATTGCTTCAGAGTTATTTCTCTTACCTCTggattttatttgaataaaccaattttattttgcttttgatTCTTGAACAGATAAAAAGTACTTGTAggatttaaagattttatttgaattgcttacTTAAAGTATGTGATTATGTATTAAGCAAATGCAAAAATGCTCTAAAATAATTTAGCAAGTGGTTTTGTGCATTTTGTGTTGCCTGAGATGATGTGAAGACAAAGGGATGCTTATCTGAGGATTGTGATGGCATAACCTTTTGTCTAGCAGAGTTACATCTGGCCTTGAACTTATTTATTGGTTCATTTGTCAACATTCAGTTTTCATGTGTAGGTCTGTTTCTCAGATAAAAGAAGCAAGATTGtgaattcaattatttttttcaataccagtttttgtggatatttgtttttgtggtTATGCCAAAGTTTGCATATTAGCCTATAGACAACTtgtactttgttgaacattttggGTCACCAATAATCACAATATCTAAGAAAATTGTTGTCCAAtgaataatgaattcacagtaggtcaaatatatttggtgtatgaaaggATTGCAGTGTACATGTCAGTCAGCCGTGTTCACAAGTCCTTGACCTCAAGAAGCATTCATAAAGTTAATTTAATGGGATACATGTAGTAAAACCTTTTTTCAAGACTTACAACTCAACATACAATTATAATTTAGCAAACAGTTGAGACATTTCAGCATATTgtgtaaattacaaatattttacgaAATTATTTTCTCTTCCAGAATCAAATGTCGGAGATGTGTAAATAATATCCAGGTTCGACCTCCACCTGAGGATTCTGACTGTACCTCTGATCTGTCTCAATGGTACCACTGTGCTGATAAGAAAGGACTTGTTGATGTTATGTTAAAAGGTGCCTGGGACTCAGCTGTGTCATTTACATTTCACCATAGATCTCATGAGGAACAGAGACAAACTGTGTAGCATCAAATTATTTGTCTTATTAGAAAGAGTGTGTGAATATAGTATTTAAAGGAGTGTTGAAATGAATTGTCAGCAGGAACTTAAAGAAAAGAAAGTCCCAACTGCCTGACAGGCTGGTGTCAgtgttattgaaattattattcTTGTTTGAAAAGGCATGTGAATATGATATGGAAAAGAGAGTTGTAATGCATTGTCAGCAATAAGAAGTTCTGATAGAGTTGTGTCAGTGATATTTTTTGCTCAATGTTAAAGGACTATAGCAAGAAAAGAATTACAGAATCAATTATTTGTCTTCATGTGATAAAATGCAATGAATTTATTTAAGGGTGATCCAATCAATTAAGAAGTATGTTTTAACAGTGGGAATATAAAGCGATGATGTTGTTTGTTACTTTTGGTAATATATCAATACTGCAGATATGTGTTGATGGAGAATCTTCATAAATAACTTGTGCCATTGTCTATATTTTACagtatttatgaaaaattatatctgATTCAAGTGGAAAGAAGTGTTTTATGAAaaagttgtttatttatatactgtatacatgtattcacTTGACAGAGTCAAAAGCATATGTGTACTCATGTCTATCTGTCTATCCCTCActctttttaatttataacatttattaaagtACAGCTTGAGCagaattttaacttttaagtgGATGCttttatagataataaaaaacagGTTCATGTATGTGTTTGCTTGATTTAATGTTTCCTGTGCAAAATGTATGTATCTAGAAACTGTTTTTGGTTCCAATGAATCCTTCTTGATTACCGATAGAGCTTGTACATTTTAACAGGCATTCCTTAtttgtatgaattattctaGTAATTTTTGTTGAAGATAAGCACTGTAGTTTCAGATGAATAGAACTTCAAAATATTGTCTGCAGCATTGGCCAAATTGAACCAGGGTTAATAGAGGAAACATCTAAATTTGATCCTGGTAAATCAAGGTAAAACAGGTCAATAATATCATAATCAGTTATTTGATAAGatcttcaataaaaataaatagggAATGTATCCATGGGACATAGATGatccccccccctttttgcattTCATATAAAGTTTTAAAGGGACATAATCGAAGATCAGTAGAGTAACACTAATGTGTACTTGATaatagttttgtggtaattagtaatgtgtataaatttcatgaCATTTGGTAAATGCaaactgaaacaaaaaaatcactaagcaatttttctattttagggACTTAACTCTAGATTTCaggaacagtaaaagtgacactGCTCACCaatattcaaacttgatctgtattctGTGATAATAAATATTGTGTACAAATTTCATAACATGTGATGGGGGCAAACTCAAGTTATAGAATGAAAGCAAataaaacagcaaattttatacaaccgcaaaaatATCCAATTGTGCAATAGAAATAAGTCCTCAATAAAATTATTGCACaaaagcaagaaatcttcatttgaataattaatacaaatatttcaacccatttcaaaatttttaagatCTTTCGCCACATTTTGTTTGTATCggaaacctatattatgtcaaaattttaattacaatccaaattcaaacgatatcaagcttgaatattgtgtccaactTGCACCACCTATTCAGGGTTTTCTACCTGTGCAGTCGTATCAGGCTGTGCTAGGCTAagcattttatttcaattgtaaaCAAGCATTACTCTTGAAATGTTTAAGTTATGTCTCCAAAAAGATCTAGAACACAAGAAGGAATTGCAATGTGGCATCATggattattcttttttaaagtttgatatttCAGAAAGTAGATAAGctggatgcttcataccttgTATACCTTGGGTTAAGAAGTTTCCATCTGTGATATGTCCTTTGTACTCCACttcatttcatggttcagtgatcaAGTCTGTTTCATAAATTTTAGGCATGAGGTCagatatttggtgtatggaatggttgtaaggtgttTATTTCTAACTGACAGGTTTCATTTTACCTAGACCTAAATTTCATAGTTCATTGGAAAATGTCTTGTTTTTGTGGTTTGGTCTATTTTCCAGGTAAAATGTATTACAAGCAATcagtcaattatatttggtttaCGATTTTAAGTTGCACATGTCTATTTTGCAGGGTTcatgaccttgacttcatttttatggttcattggacATTGATTATTGTATGttcttttatttactttttgtttgtcCACTGATGGAGATCAAAAATAAGAGGAAGGAACAAGATTTCAGAAAACTAGTCTACCATTTCCATGTTGATGTGAatcaaaaaacaacaataacccCTTATAAAAGAGTTTTGTCTGATCTTAATTGCATTTGTCATATAAATGTAAATCTTACATTATATTTTGGTGGTTGAACATTGGAGTATATTTAATACAGTAACTTtatcaacaatataaaaagttacGATTGGGTGCAAttccaaaatttatataaaaaaaaatgtagaaaaggCAATTACGTTctgtataaataaatgaattattgaATTGATGATAATATCCCAAAATATCAGAGTTTTTTTCCTCATAAATCGAATTTAGCATATTGGATTCACTCCATTAAAGGAAAATGTGTATAAATCACTTGCAGAACCTTTAGTAGAATACGCCTCTCTCGTATGGGATCCATACTAAAACACAGAAAAAGATCAACTGGAGATGGTCTAGAGAAGAGAAGCATCAGACGAAAAGATGCAAGACATACAAGACTATCAAATCTTGGACTAGCATACTAATATATTATTTCTAAGATAGAAAATGATTAATGAAGCAACAAAAGGCAGGTCGTCAAATGCCACAAAACTTGGCTTTTAGGAAACACATTATAAAAGCTTCCCCTCGTTTCCATGAAACCACTGATGAGGTTCATAAAATAAAGTAGACTGTATTGTgttatatttgtctgtttggGTTGCTCACTATAAAACGGAACTATAAAccactgtcatacaagtggaaggttaagctagctataaaaaccGTGTTTGACCCACAATTTCTATCGGAGAATGCCGgcacaaagtcaggaatatgagttTCTTTCTATTAGTTCGGTTGGCTGATAAagttaacatttgattttgtcagttttaataCACTGACAGATGCTATTACCAGCTGCCGGATCAAACTAAATGCCTTAGGATTTGTTGAATTTTCATTCTGGTTTAAAATGTGCATGTTTTAAgagataatttatatattttatattgaccATTTTATAATCTTATGATAGACATTTAGCTTAGTTTAAGTTTCACCATGACAATACTGCTACGCAAAAAGCTTATTTTAACTTGAAGTCATAAACATATACTGTACGGAAATAGAAGGTCATAAATTGTGTATCTACAAAAGTCTTAACTAAATAACTATCTGATTCTCTCTGTCTCTCTCTAATAAAGCCTATTGTATCCTTGGAATTTGCTCATTCTTGTGTTGCAGATGTCATTAAGAAAACTCTTTAAAcaggaaatttgaaaaagacCCTAATGAAGCGGGAACAACTGAATGTATAAATCAAGTTTCATACTGTTTAATATAGTCGATTTAttagtaaataatttaaaaaaaaaaaaaaatggaaatatgccctttttattttgtttaatatcatGCAAAAAAGCTTTTAATGTCCATGATATTTAGTTTGATGAAATTATATGAATTGAGAGAATCAATAAAGTCATTTACTGAATAAGTATCCATGTTGTACATAAATGtatgtttcaaatttcattCAACACTTTAACTTCTTGTAGATAAAAGTACATTGTACGTTCCAAATGATATTGGTACATGTGTTATTCCAGATTTCATATAATTGATTGTCAGATGAGGTCAAAGTTTCAAAGTTATATTGTTCCTGAGATAAATATACTACCAAACATGGAATTATTCCAGTGCACACAACCGTTATATCACTATAGATTTAAATTGTGTAAacatgttatttaaattttatctatatcgCTGTTTACTATAACTTTGAATCATTCCCACGTTCAACATTGTCAAAACAAGGAATTTCCTCAAGGAGTCACCTAGACGAAATTGATTTTAGCACATTGTTGCATATTGAAAAATGAAGGGCCAGAAACGATTGTTGGTGGTCTGAAATAAATTTCcactattattgtttttatactcgCTGGGCTAAAATCAGAAAATTGTTTAAACCTATTGTTATTTGaacattaaagttttttttcaacatgaaaCAGATCATTAAGTATTCAGTGCTTAAAGATAccagattaaaaaaattacacgTTGTTTTAAACGATATCGGTCCCcaaaatatgttgaaataacaaaaagagTACTAAACTTTAATTCCGACAGAATTTCGGTTTTGGTAAATGTCTTtcgtattcatttttttacatacccCGAATTTACAAAATATGGAAAAGGAGAAGATGTTTAGTAGAATATAGTATTGTTAGCATGATCTTCGTACTTGATGAGGACTATATGGGGAGggaattatttgaattttccacaaaaaatgaGTGAATTATAGATTACAAAATCGATTTtagaattattaaataaataaaaagctgaaaaaagagaaacagaaaagttcatttcaaatattaatactgTGTGAACAATTTGCTTTGGGTGATGTGCAATTGTAACAACCACTATGTCCCGTCAGTTACTTTTTTTCCGGCGGAACTTTTTAACTAGTTATTTCGTTCCGATAGAACTTTCCAAATAGTTGTTTTACTACGAGTGCAGTCGAAAAATTCCTGAAAAAGGACTAGTTGAACAATGTATATAGCTAGTTGAATAGTTCTGGCGGAACATAACAACTAGTTGCATCATTCCTTAACAAATCAGCTAGTCAATTTATTCCGGCATATCATACTATCTATTCACTACACTAGGTATAAAACAACTAGTTGGAAAGTTCCACCGTAACAAACAATTAGTTGAACATAGTTATGTATATCAAATGATAACTAAAATGTGTGACTGAAAAGTGAACGTATGCCCACTATGCTTTAATAACTCTTAAAGATATTGAATAAATGCAATGgaaatatcatatttaatatCAGATTCAACACTAGTAAACATGTCAAATCATTTTCAGAAATATTCATACATGCTGTTctttctaacattttttttcctttttttttcttttttggtcTAGATGGATCAGATTGCGACTCAAGCAAAAATTGCGCAACTTTGTTCAACCCTAAAGAGCCAAAAGAGGAACTTTGACTAGTTGATAAGTTCCttttgtaatcagtatcttGGTTCCCCTTTCAAAGGTTCAAATACAATATGTTGCGCTTTCACTTTGCATCAATTCTCCAAATGGAACTTTCTGACTGGTTGATAAGTTCCGTTGGAACTTTTGTGCTAGTTTGTTAGTTCCGGTTTTGACTTATTTGCCAAAGAGGAACTTTGTGGCTAGTTGATAAGTTCCTTTTGACTTATGTAATCAATATCTTGGTTTCCCTTTGAAAGGTTCAAGTACAATATGCTGCACTTTTACTTTGAATCAATTTCCCAAATGGAACTTTCTGCCTGGTTGATAAGTTCCGTTGGAACTTTTGTGCTAGTTTGTTAGTTCCGGTTTTGactaattttgcaaaaaaaaaaagaattttcttACTAGTTGATATGTTCCTTTAAAACTTTTCAACTAGTCACTTTGTTCCGGTGGAACTTTTAAACCAGAGGAAGAACAAAGTAACTAGTTAATAAGTTCCTCCGGAACTTTTCGGCTAGTTAGTTCTTTCCGCCAGGAACTTTCCAACGTCAGAACATAAGAGCATTTACATATTGGCATACACGTTCCATATGTTCAAAGccagtaaaaaatatttgtaaacatacaCTTTTTAAGTATTCTGAGAATGTTCTAGGCCTTTTGTTGATGTGAAATGGCGAACCtttcatttcaaaatgcatTATAACTATGCATTCGGTagatttaatatattaaaagcatGCCTTATGA is a genomic window of Mytilus trossulus isolate FHL-02 chromosome 1, PNRI_Mtr1.1.1.hap1, whole genome shotgun sequence containing:
- the LOC134691602 gene encoding DNA repair and recombination protein RAD54-like isoform X1, with product MKLERKSQAPSQRSFLVDGGSKRSQDETFSPQVKRVKYLDDHQSPARSPLSNISTNICHEALSQHEALIRKILSKPFKIPIPNYKGTTLNRALGVRRQGNRQPLYDPFEEGALVLYTPPELSAHEQLKVDLEKHPVHVVVDPVLTKVLRPHQREGVKFMYDCVTGDQIENSYGCIMADEMGLGKTLQCITLMWTLLKQSPDCCAYIDKAVVVAPSSLVKNWYNEIYKWLGQKINPLAIDSGTKQEIDRNLNQFMSQQGRRNPNPILIISYETFRLHAHVMHKGSVGLVICDEGHRLKNSENQTYQALNGLKAKRRILLSGTPIQNDLLEYFSLVHFVNGGILGTAQEFKRKFETPILRGRDASSTDAEHKKGQERLQELASIVNKCIIRRTQALLTRYLPVKVEQIVCCNLTPLQSELYKMLVRSKSSDIQVEGDKVTGSSLSFITQLKKLCNHPDLIYEKCLQEAEGFEGTLDVFPAGHNLKTLKPELSGKFLVLDCMLALIKTTTSDKVVLVSNYTQTLDLCEKLFRQRGYLFVRLDGTMSIKKRAKIVEKFNNPSSPEYIFMLSSKAGGCGLNLIGANRLVMFDPDWNPANDDQAMARCWRDGQKKQCFIYRLIATGTIEEKIFQRQAHKKALSSCVVDKEEDVEKHFSRDELKDLFRLNEETISDTHDKIKCRRCVNNIQVRPPPEDSDCTSDLSQWYHCADKKGLVDVMLKGAWDSAVSFTFHHRSHEEQRQTV
- the LOC134691602 gene encoding DNA repair and recombination protein RAD54-like isoform X3 produces the protein MRKSQAPSQRSFLVDGGSKRSQDETFSPQVKRVKYLDDHQSPARSPLSNISTNICHEALSQHEALIRKILSKPFKIPIPNYKGTTLNRALGVRRQGNRQPLYDPFEEGALVLYTPPELSAHEQLKVDLEKHPVHVVVDPVLTKVLRPHQREGVKFMYDCVTGDQIENSYGCIMADEMGLGKTLQCITLMWTLLKQSPDCCAYIDKAVVVAPSSLVKNWYNEIYKWLGQKINPLAIDSGTKQEIDRNLNQFMSQQGRRNPNPILIISYETFRLHAHVMHKGSVGLVICDEGHRLKNSENQTYQALNGLKAKRRILLSGTPIQNDLLEYFSLVHFVNGGILGTAQEFKRKFETPILRGRDASSTDAEHKKGQERLQELASIVNKCIIRRTQALLTRYLPVKVEQIVCCNLTPLQSELYKMLVRSKSSDIQVEGDKVTGSSLSFITQLKKLCNHPDLIYEKCLQEAEGFEGTLDVFPAGHNLKTLKPELSGKFLVLDCMLALIKTTTSDKVVLVSNYTQTLDLCEKLFRQRGYLFVRLDGTMSIKKRAKIVEKFNNPSSPEYIFMLSSKAGGCGLNLIGANRLVMFDPDWNPANDDQAMARCWRDGQKKQCFIYRLIATGTIEEKIFQRQAHKKALSSCVVDKEEDVEKHFSRDELKDLFRLNEETISDTHDKIKCRRCVNNIQVRPPPEDSDCTSDLSQWYHCADKKGLVDVMLKGAWDSAVSFTFHHRSHEEQRQTV